The genomic window CTGCGACATATACCGGTCCGGATCGTTGTATAAGCTTGTGCAAGCCGAACTCGTTGAAACGTGCCCTGGCCAATATTATCGAAAACGGCGTAATTTATGGCAAAAATGTCACTGTCACTTTGAGTTGTGGCGAAACAGAAATTTCACTGCTGATCGATGATCAGGGAGACGGCATTCCCCCTGATCAATTTGAAAATGTTTTTCTGCCGTTTTACCGCATCGACAAATCACGAAACCGAGAAACCGGTGGAATCGGCCTGGGTATGAGCGTAAGTCGCACCACGATACACGCACATGGTGGAAAGATACTACTCTCCAATAAAAAAGAAGGTGGCCTGCGCGTCGAAGTAAAACTGATTCGACATCAATCCTGAGTAAGGCGCAACGATATTCAAACAAATCTTTTGCGTCTCCCAAAGCATAACGAACGCTGCTATTAGTCAAACGTTTTTTCTCTTACAAGAAATAGAAACGTATTCTCACAATTTACTTCGCACAACTTTCATAACATTCGAAAAACATTGGCTATTCACTAATACAGATATTCTCATTCAAATAGCAAATATTGTCCTCGTCCTTTTCTCTAAAGGGATCGATTGCGCTATTTCACATCAATGTCTAGAATAGGACGCATAGGAATACTCATATCGAACTGTCATTATGGAAAACAAAAAAACTTCCCCGCTAATCATTGCATCGCTGTTGTTGTTAGTCTCCAACGTCTATGCGGAGGACAACAGTTTTGGAAGTGCTAAACACGCATTCGGTGTCTCGGCTGGCACTGCATCTGGCGGGGGGCTAACGTTCCGGCAATATCTCTCCAATGGGTTCCTGCAGGGGCGGTTTTTCTCTGTCGCAAATGGTTATGACAAGTTGACAAACTTGTTACTGGGCGCGTCGTATGGTCACGTCTTGAGTGAAATCTCAATGGTAAAAGCCCTCCCACCAACGGCCTTAGTACTGACAATTGGCGCCGACGGTCACTACACTCAAGATGATATCGTGGGCTCAGGCTTTAACAAATTCGCATCAGGAGTTGGAGTAGCGCTCGAAATCGGCAATACCTTTTCTCCTGGATTGATGTTTTCCATCGGCATGAATTACGCGTTAGTAATGGACAAGGATATCGGTAGCTGGAACTGGAATCTTGGTCCGCAACTAGACGTCAGCATGTTTTATAACTGGTAACCGAATATGGACATTTACCTGCCGCATTTCTCAACCAGACAATCAGGCTTCAAAGGCATGTTACCTTGGGTTATGGTTGTGTGCATACTTGTTGTGTGTTTTTCTTCACCGGCAATGGCCGAACAAAAAGCCAAACACGGTATTTCGGGAGGCTTTGGTTGGATAGGCGGTAGTGGTTTAGGCTATATACATTACCTAGGCCCGAACATGTTACAGCTATCCTTTGCTGGAAATGTCGATGAATTTCGTAGTGACTACACAATCGGGGTATCTTTCGCCCGCTATCTCCACCATGTACGAGATCCACGCTCCATGGTTCCCGTTGCGCTGAAATTGATTGTTGGAACAGATGTGCGCTATCAGTCTGGCATAATTAACTCCGGTCTTATTGTTACTCCTGATACGGATTACAACACACTTCAATCGGCATATTTCATTACTACTGGCGCGGGTCTCGGAATCGACATAGGCAGTCCGGGAGAACCAGGACTGGTCTGGTCTTTAGCTATTTCCTATGCCTTGTCTATCGAAGATGTGAGCCCGCAAAAACGCGAGTGGCTCATTAGCCCGCTCCCGGCAATGGCACTGATTTATAGTTGGTAATACGAATATGAAATGCTTTTCCCAAACACTGACATTCCGCATTTGCTCAACGGTGCTAGGTATGCTTTTAACGGCTTCCGTCTACGCACTTGAACCTGCGCAACTAAAGCCAGCTAAACATGCATTGGGATTTTCTGCTGGTTGGGTCAATGGAAGCGGCATTACGTACCGACGATACTTTGGTGATCATTTTGCGCAAGGAACGATATTTGGTCTCGTGTCGAATAACGGCAATGACGCTTATGTAGACGCTGCGTTCTCTGTAGGCACCTATCTAAGCCGATTGGAGTCCTTTGGCATACTTCCACCCATGGGTCTTAAACTCATGGCAGGCGCCGACCTTGTTATTGACCGGACTGATTCATCAAGAGACGGATTCACAACAGGTAGCTTTACTTACGACCGAAGCTACTATGGCGGAGGCGTTGCGCTCGAGTTTGGCAATCCTGGAAGCTCCGGACTTAGCCTGTGGGCAGCCTTAAACTATGTATTCACCTATGACGGAATAGGCTCTCCATCATTTCAAACATTTGATATGCGGCCTTCTATGGGAATTCTATACGGCTGGAAATAAGACTTCAGCAACGTTATTCAGCACTCAGTAGGCAAACCCATAATTCTCCATTCGGGAAAGCCCCCATCCAAACGCCGCGCGTGTATACCATGTTCACGCAGTAAAGCGACCGCATCAAATGCCAGCACGCAATGAGGCCCTCGGCAATAGGCGATATATTCTTGTGTCGCATCCAGTTCGTGTAGCCTTTTCTTGAGCTCTGACAGTGGCAGGTTAATAGCCCCCGCAATATGGCCGGCCTGAAACTCTTCGTCCGGGCGTACATCCAACACCGTTACCAGGCCGCTGCTGGCACGCTCATAGAGCTCAGCTGCCGGTATGGGCTCAAGGTCGTCCTTCACATTAAGATAATCGGTAATCAGCTGCTCTACCTCGTCCAGATGGCGTTCGGCGACCACTCTCAATCGATCGGTGAGTGCGATCACATCGTCACCACTCAGTTGGTAGATAACGTATTGCCCTTCCTTGCGACCGATCACTAAACCAACTTGTTTGAGCTGCTGTAAATGATGAGATGTGTTAGCAACACTTAGCCCCGTGAGCGTGGCCAAGTCTTCCACCGAACGTTCGCTCTGAGCCAGAAACTCCAGCAACTCCAGGCGATTCTCATTGCCCAAGGCTTTAGCCACCCGTGAGAAATGAGCAAGCAACTGCTTTTTAAACGTTTTCATACCACTCGTCTCTTGCCAGTGAGATCAATAATATTCAAATGAATACTTGAATACAAAACCGCGCGTCCGATATATTATTCAAACAATCCCTTGAATACAAATTCACGGAGAAATTCATGTCTTTTGACGAATGGCTGACTCACAACGAAGTGGTTATACGCCTCGGGTGTTTTTTCGGCGTATTGCTGGTGATGGCCACTTGGGAGATGCTTGCGCCAAGACGCTCACTGTCTATCGCCAAGGGCATGCGCTGGCTCAATAACCTGGGGTTGGTATTTCTGAACAGCCTCATTTTACGCATACTATTTCCCGCTGCCGCGGTCGGCGTTGCGGCCTTCGCAACAAACGCTGGTTGGGGGCTGTTGAATTTTTATCAACTGCCTTTCTGGCTCAGTGTTATTTTGGCCATCATCGCACTCGATTTAATCATTTATCTTCAGCATGTATTGGTACACGCCGTCCCTGCGCTTTGGCGCCTGCATCGGGTTCACCATGCTGATCCCGATTACGATGTAACGACCGGCGCGCGCTTTCATCCCATCGAAATTATCTTATCTATGCTAATCAAGTTTGCCGCGATTATTGTGTTAGGCGCACCGCTTGTTGCCGTAATTATTTTCGAGGTCATTCTGAACGCAATGGCGATGTTTAATCACGCCAATGTGAAACTACCACTGCGGCTGGACAAATACCTACGCCTTATCGTCGTAACACCGGACATGCATCGAGTGCATCATTCCGTGGAAGACGACGAGGCAAATAGTAATTTCGGATTCAATCTTTCCATTTGGGACCGCGTCTTCGGTACCTATCGTGCTCAGCCGCGCAATGGTCACGAAGGTATGAAAATAGGAATTCACCAATTTACCGAAACAAAAACCGTCACCTGGTTACCCGGTATGCTTATGCTGCCGTTCAAAGGAAAAGTAAGCGCTTACGCTATCAATCGACGCTCCTGGAAGAACACGGAACAGGATAAATAACGTGATTAAGAATCTCCCCCGCGTGTTGATGGCGGGCTTGCTTGCCATTGGCATCGTCGTGGCTGTACTCAATCGTCACCAGTTTGATTCCGATGCTATTCAGTTGTGGATAAATGAATTAGGGGGAGCCGGTCCCGTAATTTTTGTTGGGGCATATATCATTGCCTGCGTCCTCTTCTTACCCGGTTCACTACTCACCCTAACTGCCGGCGCCCTATTCGGACCAATTTTGGGAAGCCTATACAGTTTAATCGGCGCCACTACCGGGGCAACACTCTCCTTCCTAATCGCTCGATATTTGGCTTCCGGCTGGGTCGAACAATACAGCCAAAACAAGCTGGGGAGCATCAAACACAGCATCGAACAAGAAGGCTGGCGCTTTGTTGCCTTCGTGCGGCTGGTACCAATATTCCCATTCAATCTCTTGAACTATGCATTAGGACTGACTCGCATTTCACTGCGAGATTATGTGGTGACGACACTCCTATGCATGATACCCGGCGCCTTCGCCTATACTTATCTTGGATATGCAGGAAAAGAGGCAATTACCGGCGGCGAAGATCTGGTACAAAAAATCATTCTTGCAACTGCCCTACTTGCCTGCGTCGCTTTCCTACCCGGAATCGTGAAACGCGTTCGCCAGAATTCTTCCGCTGTCAGTGACAGTCATAAGAAAAACCACGGGCACGGTGATTAAAAATCCTTGTCCTCAAGTCTGAACGACTTTCGGCCGACGCAATCTAAAGAAGTTAAGTACTCAGAGTAATGTCTCGAAGGAGGTATTATGATGTCGTCAGTTAAACTGTTCTTCGAAGCGTATGAACGGGACGTGTTCGACCTGACAGGCGCCTGCTCATGGCCGGACCTGGCGGAATGCTTTATATTTTATGCCTTTGTTGCTTTCTTTGTTTCATTCACACTTTTTCTACCGTTTGTATTTTTTATTCTATTAGTCTTGCTACCTTCACTACAGTTTTAGGTTTCCGCTGCTTACGCTATTTAAAATGAAACGCCGATATTTGCTCCCAGCGTGTTTCCGCTAACACCGTGGCTGAAACCAGGTATATTGTAACGTATCATGGTATAGCGTACTCCAACAAACATCGAAAAGCTGACGTCTCGTTCGCGTATTTCGTAATTGTATTCTGCTATCACACCGCCAACGTCGTTAAATTTGTAATGCCCATTGCATCCCCCTTCTACCTCACAAAGATAACTCACAAAGAGATGGCGCGTTATTCCGAATCCTAAACCGTGCATGCGATAACGTAGCATAGCAAGTGCATCAATTGGAGCACGTGAGAATACCCCTCTGCCATCGCTTCCACCGACCCGGTTGCTCTTCCATCCTAAATCCAGACGTGCCTCAAATGATCGGTATGTTAGCGCAAGTCCACCGGCAAAAAACAGGCCTCGTCCTGCTACTACGTCTTCACGTCGCGTTGTTTCACCGCTGGCTTCCTGCCTGATTATAATAAATCTTGCCACAGTTTCACCTGGAAGAACGTCGTAGTGGGCAAAGGCAAATTTCTTCCAATCAAATCCATTTGCATACGAAACACTAGACAGTTGAGACATCAACAAAATTGCAGCAAAAATTCTCATTTACACACTTTATTTTAAATAATTGTATCTATGGATAGTCAATTATGAAAACTTTCCGAGCGGGAAACCGAATTTCCAGACCAAGTATATAATGTAGCCTCCTACCCTCCTGTATCGCCAGGAAACATTAAATTGTTTAGCTAACAAACCCCAAAAGATGAGGAACAATTTTCAATTGTTGAAATTTCGGATTCATTCTCTTCATTTTTGGTATTAGATGGGGGAAGTCCAGGTCTAAAACTATTCGCACTTGATCGCCACTAATTTGCTATCTATAGTTTATCTAAGACACAATAAATATACGTAGGGACGACTGCATGGTGCGAATCTCGCTACTCGTATGGATTATTTTGACTATGGTGGCAGCATGTGCAGAAAACCTTCCACCAAGCCCAGCAACTTCATTGACATCCTCAAAAAATAGTCCCAGTTCAAGAAGCCACGGTATGTGGGATCCTGTCGTACAGCTATCCTCGGCCCAAGTTGACAACTCTAATCTTGCCCGAATTCGAGAATTCGCTGTAAGCCTGTCTCCGCAAGATGCTACGAGTATTTTTTCCTGGCAAAACGCGGTTTCGATGGATGCATTCTCGGGAAATGTCCTTTGGGGAAACTATCAGGTTCGCATCTTGGATGATATTGGTGCAGTCACCAGTGCTTCGCCGATTCCGGAAATACAACAAACGAATGCCCAATATCTAGACATACAATTCTCTCGCGACGCCAACAATGCGAAGGCGTTATGGTCAAACAATGGCGAAATATACAGCAGTGACATCTACGTGAATACTAGCCCTATATGGCTGTTGCCTCAATTACAGGGAAACAGCACCGGCAAACCTCAATTGCTATTTTCGGCACAAACACTTCCTTTCTCACCACCCGTGGACACACAAGCATACGCTATGGTTTGGCCTGCGCCAACGCTCAACAATTCTATTCAAGGCCGAGTTACCAGCCTGGCACGCGGTATGGGCGGTGCACCAATTGCCCAAATTGGCGACGTTCAGAATTTGTCGTTTGGTAGTGGTGTAGCGCTTGGCTCAGCTACAATTGACGACCAGACGAGGACATCACAACTTTGGCAACAATACAACATCGCCGGTCAACAAGAGTTAATCGTGAGTCAACTTGAACCGGGGAAAACTTGGTTCACACTATCCCCAACCCTCACCAGCATCAATTTTGATATTGCGAGAGAAATTGTTACTGCGAGCCTGCCTGGGAATGTTCTCATGCTTATCGGTTATGACCGCGGTGGCAACATTCTTTCGCAGAGCTTCCATCCAATTGTCGGCTGGGGAAACCCCCAAGTCATCAGCGAATCCACTCCTATACCATCTAGCCGTTCAAATCTACGCGCGAACTACAACGGACTCGGAGATATACAAGTTGTGTGGCTGAGTGAAGATACCAGTCCTGTATTTGTCACACGTGTATATGGAAATCGTTTTTCGCGAATCCAACAAGGTTTTGCCTGGAATGGTGTGACGGAATTTAGCAGCGATATTCCTGCTGCCGTGCACAGTAGCGTGATGGTAAAGGTGGCAGACAATAGCGATACGGTAGTTTTGTGGCAAACCCAAGCTGGTGTTGATCAAACACTCCACTTCCGCGAATTTCGCCCTAGCACAGGATGGAGTGGCAGTATTTCTGTCGCCAGCTTTTCGAATATTAACGGTCAACAATTATTAGCCTCAACGATTGATATAAATAAGATAGGCATTATTAGCCTCGCATGGGCAGAAGTGGGCATTAACGGACCACTGGCAAATCTAAATATTAATGCCTTACGCAGACGCTGATCCAACCCACCCTATAAATTTCTATAGTAGTACTTCATTAAAGAGCAAATTACTCTACCCGTTAGGAAAATATGGAAAGCTTCTCGCCAAAATGGCGTCTGGAAAAAGGAATTTTATGTCGGGTGTAAATATACTGGTCGTAGACGACTCATTTATTGTGCGCAAAATTTTACGATATTATCTGGAAAACGCAGGTCACTTAGTTGAAGAAGCACAGGACGGTGGAAGCGCCTGGATGCTTGCCCAACATCAACAATACGGCTTAATTATTACCGAGATTAACATTTCAAGTATGGATGGGGTTGAGCTTATTGAAAAGCTCCGCCAGGAGTCCTGCAACCGTTACACCCCTATATTGGCAATTAGTTCGGAACGCCGCTCTCATAAAAAAGACCGGGCAAGTAAGGCGGGGGCGTCTGATTGGATTTGCAAACCATTTATTGAAGAAACAGTGCTCAATGCTGTTGAAAAATTGATCGCCTGAAACGAAAAACCCGCCTTCTATTGAGGCGGGTTTTTGACAGAAACCGGTGAGAATTAATCTACACGAACTTCGGTCGCCTGTGGTCCTTTTGCTCCATTTTCTACTTTGAAGGTTACTGTTTGACCTTCGTTCAGTGTGCGAAAACCGCTACCCTGAATGGCTGAAAAATGAACAAAAACGTCAGCGCTGCCATCGGAAGGTGTAATAAATCCGAAACCTTTGCTTTCGTTAAACCACTTGACTGTGCCAGTATTCATAGTGAGATACCTCGATAAGATGTTGAACTAAAAAGGTATTGCAAACATATCAAGGTAGCTTACTGAGAACACAGGGAGAGATGTGACCGAATGACCGTGATAATGTAACAATGCTCCAGGGGGCAAATTAGAGCATAAAGGGAATTCAATATCCAGCTATTTTTAAAGAAAAAAGTGGCAGCGGAACACCGCTGCCACTCCTTTTTCTAATTATCGTAATACGTATTTCCGATTAAGGTCTTACGTAAGAATAACCGGCCATTTGAAGCTCCATGATGCGACCAACGCCAGCCTTAACAACCTGAACGCCTTCAGTCAGCACTGGATCTTTGCCAGTTTTTGCCTTAACTTTCTTCATTGTGTTGCCACAAGCGCTGAAAGTAATATTCTGAGTGGCCAGGCTCTTAACGCGGTCTGACTGCTTGTTACCTTTAGTCAGTAGACCCAGGCCAGGACCGTAGGCAACGACTTCTACTGCGATATTGTCAAGACCGTATTCCTGTTGCAGGTTAACAGCATTGTTCAACGCAATAGTTTGGGTCTGAGCATCATCTGAGCTGACCTGGATAACGATTTTATATTTTGGATCAAAGTCAGCAGCTACGCTGTTTGCGGATACAGATACAGCCAGGATTGCGCTTGCAGCAGCAATAGCGAAAACCTTAGACACTAGTTTGCTAAATTTCATTTTATTTCTCCCAAAATGTGATGACAGTTAAACAAAAACACCTACAGGACTATAGACGTTGGCCGATAGACATTTATTCCACATTTGAAAAATATTTTTCCCTAAGGGAATAAAACCGTAGACCAAGCCGTCTTAAATAATACGTGGTAACGTTAGAAGGTTGCACTATGTGGGAAATATTTACCCAGTCTCGCAAATCCCGCCAGAAGCTTGAAAGCCGCTGGCATCGCCTCTACCGCCTGGCCTATTCCTGGTGTCATGACCCAGATCTTGCGGGAGATCTTACACAAGACACCCTTGCGAAAGCCTTAAAGAACATGCATCAGCTGAAAGATACCGATGCATTGGATGCCTGGCTGTTCAGTATTCTAAATAATTGCTGGAAGGACTATTGGCGAAATCGCCGGGAAATGTCTGACTTGGACCAAATCGAACACGAACCTTTTGATGATATCCACACACATCAACAACGAAATGATCTCATTTCCGGGGTTCGCCAAGCCATCGCACGTTTACCTTTGCACCAGCGTCAAGTATTGAGCTTGGTCGATATAGAGGAAATGAGCTACAAAGAGGTTGCTCAAATTCTCGATATTCCTATCGGCACGGTAATGAGTCGCCTGTGTCGAGCGAGAAAAGAATTAAAGGATATCTTGATTACAATGGAGAGAGAGACCGTTTCCAATAAACCAGAATTGAGGATTATAAAATGAGCCGCAAAGAAACAGTTTCAGATGAGAAATTAAACGCTTTGCTGGACAACGAATTGGATAACGATGACAGAGCACATGTTTTGTCCATTATGCAACAGGATCAAGAGGTGGCTTCTCGCTATTGTGCCTTGCGTCGAACCAAAGACTCGATAGCACTGGCATACTCCAACCCACCCCTACCATCGCAACTGGCGCATTCCAGAGTAAAAACAACAGAGAGACTGCCTTTTAGAAATTTCGCCGCCTCCTTTGCTCTCATTATTTGCGGCGCGATCGCAGGATGGATTGGTGGGCAATTTAATACTCAAGTTGCTGACCCTGGATTTCTCAGCATTGATCAAATTCAAAACCACAATCTACAAAGCAACCGGGTTCTAATCCATATCAGTGATATGAACCCCAGACAAATACTTTCCGCGCTGGATACCGCAAAAGGTATGCTGGCTTCCCAGGACAAGAGCAGCAATTTGCAGTTAGAAATTGTTGCCAACTCCGACGGAATCGACTTTATGCGCGAAGGATCACCTTTTGCGCAGGAAATTAGACAAATGACGTCGGACTTTTCCAACGTGACCTTCCGTGCATGTAGCTCGGCAAGAAGCAATGCCGAACTGCGGGAAGGCCGGAGAATTGCGATGCTGCCGGACGTACATATGGTACCGATGGCATTTGATTTTATCCTCACTCGACTGAGTGAGGGCTGGACCTATGTTCGTGGCTAAATAAGTGACAGTCACGCATTGCATGTGCTGAGTCACGGCGTAAAATACTGGCATGGATGCCACTATAAAAACACCGCGCTTTATACTGGCGCTGCTAGAACCAGAAGCCTATTCTCATCCTGTTTGGGAATGCAAGCTGATACAGACTCACATCTCCTGGATTATCCTGACGGGTAGATATGCCTACAAGATAAAAAAGCCCGTCAATCTTGGTTTTCTCGATTTTTCCAGTCTCGAAAAACGTCGTTATTTCTGTGAAGAGGAATTACGTCTTAATCGACGACTTGCCCCTTCCTATTACCTATCTGTTGTCCCCATTACCGGCCGAGAAGACCATCCAATCATGAATGGTGACGGGCCAACGCTAGAATATGCTGTACGCATGCGCCAGTTTCAGCACCGGAATCAGTTTGACGAGATGCTGTCGCGAGGAGAATTGCAGGAGTCTCACATTGATGCGCTGGCCACTATGATCGCAAGTTTTCACAAGAACATCCCATCCTGTTCCGTCGAAGAGCCTTATGGTGATACAAATCATATAACCCATATCGTTACAGAAACCATAAAGAGCTTTAGGCAGGCTCTCAGCGAACCAGAAATGCTACGACAGCTAGATCAAATAGACACCTGGTGCAAACATCAATTTCAAACGCTTGGCCCAAGCTTTGAAAAACGTAAGATTGCTGGATTCGTACGGGAATGCCATGGTGATATGCATTTACGCAATATCGCGTGGGACGATGGAACACCACTGGTGTTTGACTGTATTGAATTCAGTCCAGGCTTGCGTTGGAATGACGTTATTAGTGAAATCGCTTTTCTGATCATGGACCTCGATGATAGACAGCAATCACAACTGTCGTCGCGATTCATGAATACCTATTTGGAATACACAGGAGACTATGCGGGCCTATCACTGTTACGCTTTTATCTCACCTATCGTGCACTGGTCAGAGGCATGGTAGCGGCGATTCGACTGATACAGACCGACAGCACACAACAGGAACACATAAAGGTCGATAGGGAAGCCCATGAATATTTGGATCTCGCTACAGCGTATACAAAAACGCGAACTCCCATGCTCATACTTACACGTGGCCCATCAGGAACGGGAAAGACAACCTACTCGCAAAATTTACTACAACATCTAGGCGCCATCAGAATTCGCTCTGACGTGGAACGAAAACGCCTAC from Gammaproteobacteria bacterium includes these protein-coding regions:
- a CDS encoding metalloregulator ArsR/SmtB family transcription factor; the encoded protein is MKTFKKQLLAHFSRVAKALGNENRLELLEFLAQSERSVEDLATLTGLSVANTSHHLQQLKQVGLVIGRKEGQYVIYQLSGDDVIALTDRLRVVAERHLDEVEQLITDYLNVKDDLEPIPAAELYERASSGLVTVLDVRPDEEFQAGHIAGAINLPLSELKKRLHELDATQEYIAYCRGPHCVLAFDAVALLREHGIHARRLDGGFPEWRIMGLPTEC
- a CDS encoding sterol desaturase family protein; this translates as MSFDEWLTHNEVVIRLGCFFGVLLVMATWEMLAPRRSLSIAKGMRWLNNLGLVFLNSLILRILFPAAAVGVAAFATNAGWGLLNFYQLPFWLSVILAIIALDLIIYLQHVLVHAVPALWRLHRVHHADPDYDVTTGARFHPIEIILSMLIKFAAIIVLGAPLVAVIIFEVILNAMAMFNHANVKLPLRLDKYLRLIVVTPDMHRVHHSVEDDEANSNFGFNLSIWDRVFGTYRAQPRNGHEGMKIGIHQFTETKTVTWLPGMLMLPFKGKVSAYAINRRSWKNTEQDK
- a CDS encoding TVP38/TMEM64 family protein, coding for MIKNLPRVLMAGLLAIGIVVAVLNRHQFDSDAIQLWINELGGAGPVIFVGAYIIACVLFLPGSLLTLTAGALFGPILGSLYSLIGATTGATLSFLIARYLASGWVEQYSQNKLGSIKHSIEQEGWRFVAFVRLVPIFPFNLLNYALGLTRISLRDYVVTTLLCMIPGAFAYTYLGYAGKEAITGGEDLVQKIILATALLACVAFLPGIVKRVRQNSSAVSDSHKKNHGHGD
- a CDS encoding response regulator produces the protein MPYADADPTHPINFYSSTSLKSKLLYPLGKYGKLLAKMASGKRNFMSGVNILVVDDSFIVRKILRYYLENAGHLVEEAQDGGSAWMLAQHQQYGLIITEINISSMDGVELIEKLRQESCNRYTPILAISSERRSHKKDRASKAGASDWICKPFIEETVLNAVEKLIA
- a CDS encoding cold-shock protein, with product MNTGTVKWFNESKGFGFITPSDGSADVFVHFSAIQGSGFRTLNEGQTVTFKVENGAKGPQATEVRVD
- a CDS encoding DsrE family protein, yielding MKFSKLVSKVFAIAAASAILAVSVSANSVAADFDPKYKIVIQVSSDDAQTQTIALNNAVNLQQEYGLDNIAVEVVAYGPGLGLLTKGNKQSDRVKSLATQNITFSACGNTMKKVKAKTGKDPVLTEGVQVVKAGVGRIMELQMAGYSYVRP
- a CDS encoding sigma-70 family RNA polymerase sigma factor, producing MWEIFTQSRKSRQKLESRWHRLYRLAYSWCHDPDLAGDLTQDTLAKALKNMHQLKDTDALDAWLFSILNNCWKDYWRNRREMSDLDQIEHEPFDDIHTHQQRNDLISGVRQAIARLPLHQRQVLSLVDIEEMSYKEVAQILDIPIGTVMSRLCRARKELKDILITMERETVSNKPELRIIK
- a CDS encoding AAA family ATPase, producing the protein MDATIKTPRFILALLEPEAYSHPVWECKLIQTHISWIILTGRYAYKIKKPVNLGFLDFSSLEKRRYFCEEELRLNRRLAPSYYLSVVPITGREDHPIMNGDGPTLEYAVRMRQFQHRNQFDEMLSRGELQESHIDALATMIASFHKNIPSCSVEEPYGDTNHITHIVTETIKSFRQALSEPEMLRQLDQIDTWCKHQFQTLGPSFEKRKIAGFVRECHGDMHLRNIAWDDGTPLVFDCIEFSPGLRWNDVISEIAFLIMDLDDRQQSQLSSRFMNTYLEYTGDYAGLSLLRFYLTYRALVRGMVAAIRLIQTDSTQQEHIKVDREAHEYLDLATAYTKTRTPMLILTRGPSGTGKTTYSQNLLQHLGAIRIRSDVERKRLHGQDAHKITRTTPGEGIYGASSTDKTYAHLLKLTQEILDAGYHVIVDATFQSPVHIRAFQKTAIENNIGFIIVEFYASTHTLRQRVSKRTGDASDADIAVLDHQLQSWQTLSEQDYPLFFRVNTESREEATLALNTVIQTVKSIQTNDT